CTATCGGTCGTCGGCCCCCGAGACCGTTGCCGTCGATTACCGAAACATGACGCTACTGACGGGGGCGGCGGCCACTGCCTCGTCACCGTCGACGACGCCGACGCAGCCGACCACGCCGACCACCCCCACCGTCGCGCCGACGGTGACACAGGCCTCCGCTTCGCCGGGGACCGGAACCGAGCATGTCGGCGATGTTGTCACCTTTACGCTCGCTTTTAGCGAAGCCGTGACCGTCGCAGGTACGCCGACGCTGTCGCTCAACGATGGCGCAGGAGCCACCTATGTTGGCGGCTCCGGGACAAATACGCTCACCTTCCAGACGAAAGTCGCGTCGACTGATACGAATACTTCGGCACTTGCGATCACCGGGGTCAATCTTGCGAGCGGTGCGAGCATCAAGGATTCCGGGGGGCTTGCCGCTGATCTCTCGGGCGCGGTGAAGACATTCTCCGGTCTGCAGATCTCGAACACGCCGATCATGCCAACGCAGCCAACCACACCGACGACGCCGACAACTCCGACGACGCCGGTGGTGACCGCGCCGGTGCTCTCCATCGCGGACCACGCGCTCTGGGTGGCTGGCAGGGGCGGCCACGTCAGCCTGGGGACGACGGTGTCGACGACCGATCCCAACGACAGCGTCAGTCTGAACATCAAAGGGCTGCCGAGATATGAGACGATCACGACCGGCGATGGCACCACGTTCAGGGGCAGCAACATCACTCTGAGCGCAGCGCAGGTTGCCAGCGGACTGACGCTGACGTCGCACTACAGGGGCAGTCAACATCCGGTCGCGAACCTCACACTGACTGCGACCGCGAAGGACCCGGTTACCGGCGCAGTGGCTTCCTCGGCGACACAGACCATCAAAGTCACGGATCCGCTGCCGTCTACCGGCACCGGGAGCACGGCACACCACGGCCATGGGCTGCACCACCACCTAGGGTCAGGCCGCAGCACGCTGGCAGCTACCGTGCCGCAGACAACCTCTTCGGCGAATTACGAAACGGCCAAAGGGTCCCAAGCAAACCACAGCTTCGCGCTGCTGAACCAATATTTGGCTGGTGGCTCCGGTCGGGTCGACGGCGGTCAGATCGCGGAAGCCGTGTCGAACGGTGCCGCCTGGACGCAGAACGCGTTCCTGACGAAGCCGCATCACTAACGTACTGCCGCACCCGGGCACTGGACGCCCGGGTGCGGCACCGCCAATTTTGGGGACGCCGCACGG
The window above is part of the Bradyrhizobium sp. PSBB068 genome. Proteins encoded here:
- a CDS encoding heparin lyase I family protein; this translates as MDTTGTITSFSSAPMTRFNIGGDSYGVQDASTSYALTNPDPQTLRFEVQQGDHAWYDDSSVDRSEVSGATNIPGSTPIALNYQFMVEPNGPNGTFVNTATGWFIVGQMHNDDWASGVGTSPPFAIQLDGNHLQVVARYVAPGLDPSNGAGNVQMLTLWTDPNPIQAGVYNNIQIQADVSNTGGGYLKVSINGTQVVNYNGPLGYGVDTNWEYGIYRSSAPETVAVDYRNMTLLTGAAATASSPSTTPTQPTTPTTPTVAPTVTQASASPGTGTEHVGDVVTFTLAFSEAVTVAGTPTLSLNDGAGATYVGGSGTNTLTFQTKVASTDTNTSALAITGVNLASGASIKDSGGLAADLSGAVKTFSGLQISNTPIMPTQPTTPTTPTTPTTPVVTAPVLSIADHALWVAGRGGHVSLGTTVSTTDPNDSVSLNIKGLPRYETITTGDGTTFRGSNITLSAAQVASGLTLTSHYRGSQHPVANLTLTATAKDPVTGAVASSATQTIKVTDPLPSTGTGSTAHHGHGLHHHLGSGRSTLAATVPQTTSSANYETAKGSQANHSFALLNQYLAGGSGRVDGGQIAEAVSNGAAWTQNAFLTKPHH